A single genomic interval of Deltaproteobacteria bacterium harbors:
- a CDS encoding amino acid ABC transporter substrate-binding protein — translation VQAIEKTNRVGTMGRIQFHQGHQVIFGEDPNAEALACVIQWTKEGNRKIVYPPSIAEGEIELPLLPH, via the coding sequence TTGTTCAGGCTATAGAAAAGACTAACCGGGTAGGCACCATGGGGCGGATTCAATTCCATCAGGGGCATCAGGTAATTTTCGGAGAAGATCCGAATGCGGAAGCCCTGGCCTGTGTTATCCAATGGACCAAAGAAGGTAATCGTAAAATTGTTTATCCGCCCTCCATTGCAGAAGGGGAAATCGAACTCCCCCTGTTGCCTCATTAA